A window of the Gossypium hirsutum isolate 1008001.06 chromosome A05, Gossypium_hirsutum_v2.1, whole genome shotgun sequence genome harbors these coding sequences:
- the LOC107957456 gene encoding 60S ribosomal protein L10: MGRRPARCYRQIKNKPYPKSRYCRGVPDPKIRIYDVGMKKKGVDEFPFCVHLVSWEKENVSSEALEAARIACNKYMAKFAGKDAFHLRVRVHPFHVLRINKMLSCAGADRLQTGMRGAFGKPQGTCARVDIGQVLLSVRCKDSNSHHAQEALRRAKFKFPGRQKIIVSRKWGFTKYNRADYLKWKSENRIMPDGVNAKLLGCHGPLANRQPGRAFLSGSA, encoded by the exons CAAGGTGTTATCGCCAAATCAAGAATAAGCCATACCCCAAATCTCGATACTGCCGAGGTGTCCCAGATCCTAAGATCAGAATTTATGACGTTGGGATGAAGAAAAAAGGTGTTGATGAGTTTCCTTTCTGTGTCCATCTTGTGAGTTGGGAGAAGGAGAACGTCTCAAGTGAGGCATTGGAAGCTGCCCGTATTGCCTGCAACAAGTACATGGCCAAGTTTGCAGGGAAGGATGCTTTCCATTTGAGAGTGCGGGTTCATCCCTTCCATGTTCTGCGTATCAACAAGATGCTTTCATGTGCCGGTGCTGATAGGCTTCAGACCGGAATGAGGGGTGCTTTTGGAAAACCTCAAGGAACATGTGCCAGAGTTGACATTGGTCAGGTTCTGCTCTCTGTTCGTTGCAAGGATAGCAACAGCCATCATGCACAGGAGGCCCTCCGTCGTGCAAAGTTCAAGTTTCCTGGTCGTCAAAAGATTATTGTTAGCAGGAAGTG GGGATTTACCAAGTACAACCGTGCTGATTATCTGAAGTGGAAGTCTGAGAACAGGATCATGCCAGACGGTGTCAATGCAAAG CTTCTTGGATGTCATGGTCCTTTGGCTAATCGTCAACCTGGAAGAGCTTTCCTCTCTGGATCAGCCTAG
- the LOC107957455 gene encoding serine/threonine-protein kinase AtPK2/AtPK19 isoform X2, whose amino-acid sequence MVSSRLSSLNESRINKAFQNQLLVPVGQPDSLTSDHLEFDFSDVFGPSPVQPSMEINSQNPRNLVVATESNEMLYDDPAVICNRSHSLVGPSTYVSQSLKLSKLTLRETGDSLELVEGAREEAQKELKKPSINDVILENPDDHIETHLLRQQSVGLEDFEVLKVVGQGAFAKVYQVRRNGTSDIYAMKVMRKDKIMEQNHAEYMKSERAILGKVDHPFIVQLRYSFQTKYRLYLVLDFVNGGHLFFQLYRQGLFREDLARIYTAEIVSAVSHLHANGIMHRDLKPENILLDADGHVMLTDFGLAKEFDENTRSNSLCGTLEYMAPEIVLGKGHDKAADWWSVGILLYEMLTGKPPFTGGNRQKVQDKIIKEKIKLPAFLSSEAHSILKGLLQKEASKRLGCGKGGSEEIKRHKWFKAINWKKLEAREVRPSFLPDVAGNHCVANFEECWTSMPVIDSPVASPTFGENPFKGFTYVRPVASFLQRNA is encoded by the exons ATGGTTTCCTCTCGGTTATCTAGTTTAAATGAGTCTCGCATTAACAAAGCATTCCAAAATCAGTTGCTTGTCCCTGTGGGGCAACCTGATTCTCTGACATCTGATCATCTTGAGTTTGATTTCTCGGATGTGTTTGGACCTTCCCCAGTTCAACCCTCAATGGAAATCAACTCCCAGAATCCTAGAAACCTGGTTGTTGCAACTGAATCCAATGAAATGCTTTATGATGATCCAGCTGTCATCTGTAACCGTTCACACTCCTTGGTTGGCCCCTCAACATATGTTAGCCAGTCATTGAAGCTTAGCAAGCTCACATTACGTGAAACAGGGGATTCCTTGGAACTTGTAGAAGGAGCAAGGGAAGAGGCTCAAAAAGAGCTTAAGAAACCTTCAATTAATGATGTTATTCTGGAGAACCCTGATGACCATATAGAGACTCATCTTTTGAGACAACAATCTGTGGGACTTGaagattttgaagttttaaaGGTTGTTGGCCAAGGTGCTTTTGCAAAGGTTTATCAAGTAAGAAGGAATGGTACCTCAGACATATATGCAATGAAAGTCATGCGCAAGGATAAGATTATGGAGCAAAATCATGCTGAATACATGAAATCTGAGAGGGCTATATTAGGAAAAGTGGACCACCCGTTCATTGTGCAGCTCAGATACTCATTCCAA ACCAAATATAGGCTGTATCTTGTTCTTGACTTTGTTAATGGGGGACATCTTTTCTTCCAACTTTATCGCCAAGGCTTGTTCAG GGAAGATTTGGCTCGCATATATACTGCGGAGATAGTATCAGCTGTTTCTCATCTCCATGCAAATGGCATAATGCACAGGGATCTAAAACCTGAAAATATTCTTCTGGATGCAGATGGACAT GTAATGCTGACTGATTTCGGCCTAGCAAAGGAATTTGACGAAAATACAAGATCCAATTCTCTGTGTGGAACTTTAGAATATATGGCACCTGAAATTGTTCTTGGAAAAGGCCATGACAAGGCTGCTGATTGGTGGAGTGTTGGAATTCTACTGTATGAAATGCTTACTGGGAAG CCACCCTTTACTGGAGGAAACAGACAAAAGGTCCaggataaaataataaaggaaaagatTAAGTTGCCAGCTTTTTTGTCAAGTGAAGCACACTCAATCCTCAAGGGG CTGCTGCAGAAAGAAGCAAGTAAGCGTCTGGGTTGTGGAAAAGGAGGTAGTGAGGAGATCAAACGCCATAAATGGTTCAAGGCCATTAACTGGAAGAAATTAGAGGCTCGGGAGGTTAGGCCGAGTTTTCTCCCTGATGTTGCAGGAAACCACTGCGTAGCTAATTTTGAGGAGTGCTGGACTAGCATGCCGGTTATTGATTCTCCAGTTGCCAGTCCTACATTCGGTGAGAATCCCTTTAAGGGGTTCACATATGTGAGGCCTGTCGCCTCATTTCTTCAGAGAAATGCTTGA
- the LOC107957455 gene encoding serine/threonine-protein kinase AtPK2/AtPK19 isoform X1, whose amino-acid sequence MVSSRLSSLNESRINKAFQNQLLVPVGQPDSLTSDHLEFDFSDVFGPSPVQPSMEINSQNPRNLVVATESNEMLYDDPAVICNRSHSLVGPSTYVSQSLKLSKLTLRETGDSLELVEGAREEAQKELKKPSINDVILENPDDHIETHLLRQQSVGLEDFEVLKVVGQGAFAKVYQVRRNGTSDIYAMKVMRKDKIMEQNHAEYMKSERAILGKVDHPFIVQLRYSFQTKYRLYLVLDFVNGGHLFFQLYRQGLFREDLARIYTAEIVSAVSHLHANGIMHRDLKPENILLDADGHVMLTDFGLAKEFDENTRSNSLCGTLEYMAPEIVLGKGHDKAADWWSVGILLYEMLTGKPPFTGGNRQKVQDKIIKEKIKLPAFLSSEAHSILKGGIMVFEFSCYKIRNHGLGCFSLQLLQKEASKRLGCGKGGSEEIKRHKWFKAINWKKLEAREVRPSFLPDVAGNHCVANFEECWTSMPVIDSPVASPTFGENPFKGFTYVRPVASFLQRNA is encoded by the exons ATGGTTTCCTCTCGGTTATCTAGTTTAAATGAGTCTCGCATTAACAAAGCATTCCAAAATCAGTTGCTTGTCCCTGTGGGGCAACCTGATTCTCTGACATCTGATCATCTTGAGTTTGATTTCTCGGATGTGTTTGGACCTTCCCCAGTTCAACCCTCAATGGAAATCAACTCCCAGAATCCTAGAAACCTGGTTGTTGCAACTGAATCCAATGAAATGCTTTATGATGATCCAGCTGTCATCTGTAACCGTTCACACTCCTTGGTTGGCCCCTCAACATATGTTAGCCAGTCATTGAAGCTTAGCAAGCTCACATTACGTGAAACAGGGGATTCCTTGGAACTTGTAGAAGGAGCAAGGGAAGAGGCTCAAAAAGAGCTTAAGAAACCTTCAATTAATGATGTTATTCTGGAGAACCCTGATGACCATATAGAGACTCATCTTTTGAGACAACAATCTGTGGGACTTGaagattttgaagttttaaaGGTTGTTGGCCAAGGTGCTTTTGCAAAGGTTTATCAAGTAAGAAGGAATGGTACCTCAGACATATATGCAATGAAAGTCATGCGCAAGGATAAGATTATGGAGCAAAATCATGCTGAATACATGAAATCTGAGAGGGCTATATTAGGAAAAGTGGACCACCCGTTCATTGTGCAGCTCAGATACTCATTCCAA ACCAAATATAGGCTGTATCTTGTTCTTGACTTTGTTAATGGGGGACATCTTTTCTTCCAACTTTATCGCCAAGGCTTGTTCAG GGAAGATTTGGCTCGCATATATACTGCGGAGATAGTATCAGCTGTTTCTCATCTCCATGCAAATGGCATAATGCACAGGGATCTAAAACCTGAAAATATTCTTCTGGATGCAGATGGACAT GTAATGCTGACTGATTTCGGCCTAGCAAAGGAATTTGACGAAAATACAAGATCCAATTCTCTGTGTGGAACTTTAGAATATATGGCACCTGAAATTGTTCTTGGAAAAGGCCATGACAAGGCTGCTGATTGGTGGAGTGTTGGAATTCTACTGTATGAAATGCTTACTGGGAAG CCACCCTTTACTGGAGGAAACAGACAAAAGGTCCaggataaaataataaaggaaaagatTAAGTTGCCAGCTTTTTTGTCAAGTGAAGCACACTCAATCCTCAAGGGG GGCATCATGGTCTTTGAATTTTCTTGCTACAAGATAAGAAATCATGGTCTAGGTTGTTTTTCTCTTCAGCTGCTGCAGAAAGAAGCAAGTAAGCGTCTGGGTTGTGGAAAAGGAGGTAGTGAGGAGATCAAACGCCATAAATGGTTCAAGGCCATTAACTGGAAGAAATTAGAGGCTCGGGAGGTTAGGCCGAGTTTTCTCCCTGATGTTGCAGGAAACCACTGCGTAGCTAATTTTGAGGAGTGCTGGACTAGCATGCCGGTTATTGATTCTCCAGTTGCCAGTCCTACATTCGGTGAGAATCCCTTTAAGGGGTTCACATATGTGAGGCCTGTCGCCTCATTTCTTCAGAGAAATGCTTGA